A single region of the Armatimonadota bacterium genome encodes:
- a CDS encoding stage V sporulation protein D has translation MAVGYRRRRPFTLSDARWRLLLTGWLVTVLFFGAWARLLYLQTAKADALRAQAKQYGGLRKKKWMVYGVRGAIKDRLGNVLAMDVMSLSIYIRPKAVTDVQQVARHLSPFVGRPAAEIERQILDWRRLIEEAEKKKASGQGTGTRIPVPSAFSLKRELVGEQAKRLKEAMAQERMRLSAFLKDSARSRRAVRWSSWLEGVDVVEEPRRQYPYGAIASALIGFTDPDERGLAGIEYLYDKVLAATHGQVEGVLGAGGQIAVGTRVVKRSPVNGGEVQLAIDANIQSIAEDCLQEVMEKHQPAGACAIVMDVRNGDLLAVANMPRVDLNNWRQELKKRDLDAMRNMAMTFLFEPGSTFKPITIAAAIETGVVGRDSRYYCSGSLKIGKYTIRCARHGGSRAHGHQTLRDVVAHSCNIATAQIGMRLGASVLYEATQRFGLLEKPVVGSQRGRLEPPERWQKIRLANIAFGQGVQVTPLGLAAAYAAIANDGVYVKPRLLLNEPVETRVVLSPQVARQMREYLRAVVDEGTGKLAGVKGYDIAGKTGTAQKVIPGRRGYAPGKYVASFVGMAPADNPRVVVLVAVDEPHNGYFGGMVAAPAFARITERVLVYLGVPAAPEEE, from the coding sequence ATGGCTGTGGGGTATCGGCGAAGGCGTCCGTTCACCCTGAGTGACGCCCGGTGGCGATTGCTGCTGACCGGGTGGTTGGTGACAGTGCTCTTCTTCGGTGCCTGGGCGCGTTTGTTATACCTGCAGACCGCCAAAGCGGATGCCCTGCGTGCGCAGGCAAAGCAGTACGGAGGGCTACGCAAAAAGAAGTGGATGGTGTACGGGGTGCGCGGAGCCATCAAGGACCGTCTGGGGAACGTGCTTGCTATGGATGTCATGTCGCTGTCTATTTATATTCGCCCCAAAGCGGTCACCGATGTACAACAGGTAGCGCGCCATCTGAGTCCCTTTGTGGGCAGACCGGCTGCGGAAATTGAGAGGCAGATACTCGATTGGAGAAGGCTCATCGAGGAAGCCGAGAAGAAAAAAGCCTCCGGGCAGGGCACCGGAACAAGAATCCCTGTTCCTTCCGCCTTCTCTCTGAAGAGGGAACTGGTCGGTGAACAGGCAAAGCGCCTGAAAGAAGCGATGGCTCAGGAAAGGATGCGGCTCAGTGCATTCCTGAAGGATTCTGCGCGCTCACGCCGGGCGGTTCGGTGGAGTTCGTGGTTAGAGGGAGTGGACGTCGTAGAGGAGCCACGCCGCCAGTATCCCTACGGGGCGATTGCTTCTGCGCTTATCGGTTTTACCGACCCTGATGAGAGAGGGCTGGCGGGCATCGAGTACCTTTACGATAAGGTTCTCGCTGCGACGCATGGCCAGGTGGAGGGAGTGCTGGGAGCGGGTGGACAGATAGCCGTAGGCACGCGCGTGGTCAAACGCTCGCCGGTGAACGGTGGCGAGGTGCAGCTTGCTATCGACGCCAATATCCAGAGCATCGCTGAGGACTGCCTGCAAGAGGTGATGGAGAAACATCAGCCTGCGGGAGCCTGCGCGATCGTGATGGATGTACGCAACGGTGACCTGCTTGCAGTGGCGAATATGCCTCGTGTCGACCTAAACAACTGGAGGCAGGAGCTGAAAAAACGGGACCTGGACGCTATGCGAAACATGGCGATGACATTCCTGTTTGAGCCGGGCTCTACGTTCAAGCCTATCACCATCGCCGCCGCCATAGAGACAGGCGTGGTAGGGAGAGATAGCCGGTACTATTGTAGTGGCTCTCTGAAAATAGGGAAGTATACGATTCGCTGTGCCCGACATGGCGGTTCCAGGGCACATGGTCACCAGACTCTTCGCGACGTGGTCGCTCATTCCTGTAACATCGCCACGGCGCAGATCGGTATGAGACTGGGGGCATCTGTGCTGTATGAAGCAACACAGCGATTTGGTTTGCTGGAAAAACCTGTTGTGGGTAGCCAGCGCGGTAGATTGGAACCACCGGAAAGATGGCAGAAAATCCGCCTGGCGAACATTGCTTTTGGGCAAGGGGTGCAGGTCACACCTTTGGGGCTAGCGGCTGCCTACGCCGCGATAGCCAATGACGGAGTGTATGTGAAGCCTCGCCTGTTGTTGAATGAGCCGGTGGAAACGCGGGTTGTTTTATCGCCGCAGGTGGCGCGCCAGATGCGAGAGTATCTCCGAGCGGTCGTGGACGAGGGCACGGGCAAGCTGGCGGGGGTGAAGGGATATGACATAGCCGGCAAGACCGGTACCGCACAAAAGGTCATACCCGGCAGGCGCGGGTACGCTCCGGGCAAATATGTTGCCTCTTTCGTGGGAATGGCTCCGGCGGATAACCCACGCGTTGTGGTGCTGGTCGCTGTGGATGAACCGCATAACGGCTATTTCGGAGGTATGGTCGCCGCGCCTGCCTTTGCTCGCATTACGGAACGGGTGCTGGTGTACCTGGGCGTTCCCGCTGCGCCTGAAGAGGAGTAG
- the murE gene encoding UDP-N-acetylmuramoyl-L-alanyl-D-glutamate--2,6-diaminopimelate ligase: MLQVLLSELIQLLPEVRLTGASDVHVWVTDVAYDSRKVKPGALFVAIPGQRYDGHDFVQDAVARGAVAVVVERPVEGAAVPLLQVPCAREALALLANGFYGFPSRSLLLVGVTGTNGKTTTTHLIAHLLRASGFSTGTIGTLGAVLDGVGEVPISHTTPEAPDIQYVLHTAVQNGVQAVAMEVSSHALDQRRTLGLEFDLAVFTNLTQDHLDYHQTMENYAESKRKLFVEYPRRSTKPFRAVFNLDDPTGRKWYEESTYTRWGYGVSSQDASVRALEVRLSPSAVEMRVATPAGEYPVHVPLGGAFQVYNILAAFTASFALSLPPDKVLEALRAAPQVPGRFEIVPNHRGLTVIVDYAHTPDGLENLLRSARALQPRRLITVFGCGGNRDRSKRPKMGAIASELADLCVVTSDNPRDEPPEAIIDEILQGVRRRDVVLVEPDRRRAIALAIENAQPGDMVVIAGKGHEAVQIVGDQRIPFDDRQVAREILEG, translated from the coding sequence GTGCTACAAGTTCTATTATCTGAACTCATCCAGTTGCTCCCTGAAGTCCGCCTGACTGGCGCATCCGATGTGCACGTATGGGTGACGGATGTCGCCTACGACTCGCGCAAGGTGAAACCGGGCGCGCTGTTTGTGGCGATACCGGGGCAGCGGTATGATGGACACGATTTCGTGCAGGATGCCGTCGCACGCGGAGCGGTAGCGGTTGTCGTGGAACGCCCCGTGGAGGGTGCTGCGGTACCTCTGCTCCAGGTGCCGTGTGCCCGTGAGGCGCTGGCTCTGCTTGCCAACGGGTTTTATGGCTTCCCGTCGCGCTCGTTGCTGCTGGTAGGGGTAACCGGCACCAACGGCAAGACAACCACGACACATCTCATTGCTCATCTACTTCGCGCCAGCGGGTTCTCGACAGGTACTATCGGCACGTTAGGAGCCGTATTGGACGGTGTGGGGGAGGTACCTATCTCCCACACGACGCCGGAAGCCCCCGACATCCAGTATGTGCTGCATACTGCTGTGCAGAACGGCGTCCAGGCGGTAGCGATGGAAGTCTCCTCTCACGCCCTGGACCAGCGCCGGACGCTGGGGCTGGAGTTCGACCTCGCGGTGTTCACGAACCTGACGCAGGACCATCTGGACTATCACCAGACGATGGAGAATTATGCGGAGAGCAAACGCAAGCTGTTTGTAGAGTACCCTCGGCGCAGCACAAAGCCTTTCCGTGCGGTATTTAATCTGGACGACCCAACTGGAAGAAAGTGGTATGAAGAGAGCACATATACCAGGTGGGGGTATGGGGTATCTAGTCAAGATGCCTCTGTGAGAGCCTTAGAGGTGCGCTTGTCCCCCAGCGCCGTAGAGATGCGTGTCGCCACCCCTGCTGGGGAATATCCAGTGCACGTTCCTCTCGGAGGGGCATTTCAGGTGTACAATATACTGGCGGCATTCACTGCTTCGTTTGCGCTATCGCTTCCACCGGACAAGGTGCTCGAAGCGTTGCGCGCAGCTCCGCAGGTGCCCGGGCGGTTTGAGATCGTTCCCAATCATCGTGGTCTCACGGTGATTGTGGATTATGCCCATACACCCGATGGGCTGGAGAATCTGCTGCGCTCAGCAAGGGCATTGCAGCCGCGTCGTCTGATTACTGTGTTCGGCTGTGGCGGCAACCGCGACCGTTCCAAACGTCCCAAGATGGGGGCTATCGCCTCTGAACTGGCAGACCTGTGCGTGGTGACCTCTGATAACCCGCGCGACGAACCGCCTGAAGCCATTATCGACGAGATACTACAGGGCGTTCGCCGAAGGGATGTCGTGCTGGTGGAACCGGACCGACGCCGAGCCATTGCTCTTGCTATAGAAAACGCTCAGCCGGGAGATATGGTGGTTATCGCGGGAAAGGGGCATGAGGCTGTACAAATCGTCGGCGACCAGAGGATACCTTTTGACGACAGACAGGTCGCCCGTGAGATTCTGGAAGGTTGA
- the rsmH gene encoding ribosomal RNA small subunit methyltransferase H: MMTMHSHTPVMVREVLQLLRPQPGEVFVDATVGLGGHSVEIAPRLVPGGWLIGIDRDPSALQIAARRLEQFSGAIRVTLVHADFRELPHVLRERGLEGVNGILYDLGVSSMQLDNAERGFSFRFDAPLDMRMDSSQEGITAADIVNRWSEGDLRRLIQEYGEEPAAARIARAIVQNRPVFSTQQLAALVAKAAGRRRGHIHPATRTFQALRIAVNRELDGLQEAIEQAVRCLLPGGRIVVLTYHSLEARAVKQAFQRLSGKCLCPASIPECRCGAERLIRLLTPHALKPDAEEVALNPRSRSAQCRAAERVAD; encoded by the coding sequence ATGATGACCATGCACAGCCATACGCCGGTCATGGTGCGCGAGGTGTTGCAGCTGCTGCGCCCGCAGCCAGGGGAAGTGTTTGTGGATGCTACGGTGGGACTGGGTGGGCATTCGGTGGAGATTGCCCCCCGCCTGGTACCCGGCGGCTGGCTCATTGGCATTGACCGGGACCCGAGCGCGCTGCAGATAGCGGCGCGCCGACTGGAGCAGTTCAGTGGAGCCATCCGCGTCACACTGGTTCACGCGGACTTTCGCGAGTTGCCCCACGTGTTGAGGGAGCGTGGGCTCGAGGGGGTAAACGGTATCCTGTACGACCTCGGCGTCAGTTCGATGCAACTGGACAATGCGGAGCGAGGGTTCAGCTTCCGATTCGACGCGCCGCTGGACATGCGCATGGATTCGAGCCAGGAAGGTATCACGGCGGCAGATATTGTGAACCGGTGGAGCGAGGGGGATTTGCGCCGCCTGATCCAGGAGTATGGGGAAGAGCCTGCGGCAGCGCGCATCGCTCGCGCTATCGTGCAGAACCGTCCGGTGTTCAGTACCCAGCAGCTGGCTGCACTGGTGGCGAAAGCAGCTGGACGCCGTAGAGGACACATCCATCCGGCAACACGCACTTTTCAGGCATTGCGCATCGCCGTCAACCGTGAACTGGATGGCTTGCAGGAGGCGATAGAACAGGCGGTACGTTGTTTGCTTCCGGGGGGGCGTATTGTGGTGCTGACCTATCACTCGTTGGAGGCGCGTGCAGTCAAGCAGGCATTTCAGCGGCTCAGCGGCAAGTGTCTTTGCCCGGCTTCTATTCCTGAGTGTCGGTGTGGGGCAGAGCGGTTGATACGCCTGCTCACGCCTCATGCGCTCAAGCCGGATGCAGAGGAGGTCGCTCTCAATCCGCGCTCTCGCAGCGCACAATGCCGTGCGGCAGAGAGAGTGGCGGATTAG
- the mraZ gene encoding transcriptional regulator MraZ produces the protein MVGGRIVEEQAPDRQFQEQLVEAMGSGPDASPLAQLQGYSEHSVDDKGRIIMPQRFRDLFGRLCVITQGWSRCLFVFHPDTWQRIRAHLARYPFMNENAVRLQRFFISPADDVDIDSQGRLAIPAHLREYAGISLPTSESPSMVVVVGAPYRLEIWSKQRWKEVNAQIEDSSIFEAATTLGVNLEL, from the coding sequence ATGGTAGGTGGAAGGATAGTGGAGGAACAGGCGCCAGACAGGCAGTTTCAGGAGCAGCTGGTGGAGGCAATGGGGAGCGGACCCGACGCCTCCCCGCTGGCTCAGCTGCAGGGCTACTCGGAGCACTCGGTAGATGATAAGGGGCGTATCATCATGCCGCAGCGCTTCCGCGATCTGTTTGGTCGCCTCTGCGTGATCACGCAGGGCTGGAGTCGATGCCTGTTCGTTTTCCATCCTGACACCTGGCAACGGATACGGGCGCATCTGGCACGCTACCCGTTTATGAACGAGAATGCGGTGCGACTGCAACGGTTTTTTATCTCTCCGGCAGACGATGTAGATATCGATTCGCAGGGGCGTCTGGCGATTCCTGCGCATCTGCGCGAATACGCCGGTATCAGTTTGCCTACTTCCGAATCGCCCAGCATGGTGGTCGTTGTCGGAGCGCCATACCGACTGGAAATCTGGAGCAAGCAACGGTGGAAAGAGGTGAACGCACAGATTGAGGACAGCTCTATCTTCGAGGCAGCAACCACTCTGGGTGTGAATCTGGAGCTATGA